The proteins below are encoded in one region of Chitinophagaceae bacterium:
- a CDS encoding YceI family protein, whose product MYLIKKIKLKNFKIKTLFTLLLITCSTLAIEANQTFVLGSDNEFKVEGTSTLHDWDMVSKEAEGKAEIKLENRRIEDLPSLEITIPSETLKSGRRGMDNNAYKALKTDQYSNIRFVLQSVEEITGQTVKAKGRLTVAGNSRDVTIEAHYRATSNNIRFIGKLEIKFSDFDIEPPTAMLGSVKTGDELEISFNAMFNLSN is encoded by the coding sequence ATGTATTTAATAAAAAAAATAAAACTGAAAAATTTTAAAATAAAAACATTATTTACGCTCTTGTTAATTACATGTTCAACTTTAGCAATTGAAGCAAATCAAACTTTTGTACTCGGTTCAGATAATGAATTTAAGGTAGAAGGTACATCTACTCTTCATGATTGGGATATGGTATCAAAAGAAGCTGAAGGCAAAGCCGAAATTAAATTAGAAAATAGACGAATTGAAGACTTGCCTTCACTGGAAATTACTATACCATCCGAAACCCTCAAAAGTGGAAGAAGAGGTATGGACAACAATGCTTATAAAGCGTTAAAAACAGATCAGTATAGTAACATTCGATTTGTTTTACAGAGTGTTGAGGAAATTACGGGGCAGACAGTAAAGGCAAAAGGGCGATTAACCGTAGCGGGGAATAGTAGAGATGTAACTATTGAAGCGCACTATCGTGCTACAAGTAATAATATCCGGTTTATTGGAAAACTGGAAATAAAGTTTTCTGATTTTGACATTGAACCACCCACAGCAATGTTGGGGAGTGTTAAAACAGGTGACGAACTGGAGATATCTTTCAATGCAATGTTTAATTTATCAAACTAA